Proteins from one Podospora pseudoanserina strain CBS 124.78 chromosome 1, whole genome shotgun sequence genomic window:
- a CDS encoding hypothetical protein (EggNog:ENOG503P211), protein MELETTVNLNIPIEAHLLRGCCREADRCEIVAMGLDQLQVALPESFHGHLIALTGEIRSSCRLLRDLADRSQVHFSRVPIVANYLNVVLPCLSRTLKDIIGYYEEKTISREMRWRKMYNKMTEEASGLPLPQRFVLYNHFLSLLKQLLTRSPSFELNTLESLRTRILKLREQRGIAPPPMQIGTLVRQELMPLAIMQDANAHWAEQIFSLPLPSRTALKHLRHSKSYGPFYPWGHFTIPPESKILFRRPFDEDRISIVVYLNSVDQSPYLLMRTMQGDIPWFSLFGAHELCINREGSALQLKRWSRSEQCSKLWAALYFLTWEEMVLFYCTFVALKARNMLTVQIHPNEFGLQREKRLFQAQIIDDGFKHSLIVYEDIQTRGLRLHAAVWEGELRQCPVWTAFVTHQSQSRTWLSRRSKHRVWLKDVQLYVFCSAYRQENMRQNKSGAFEIYFDREEGAKRFREVFALRMANVESSEEVDNNDAGPS, encoded by the exons ATGGAACTCGAGACAACAGTgaacctcaacatccccatTGAGGCACACCTCCTCCGGGGCTGCTGTCGTGAGGCTGACAGGTGCGAGATTGTGGCCATGGGTCTCGATCAACTACAAGTAGCACTCCCCGAGTCCTTCCATGGCCATCTCATTGCCCTCACCGGGGAGATACGCAGCTCGTGCCGTCTTCTACGTGACCTCGCCGACCGATCCCAGGTGCACTTCTCGCGTGTCCCCATCGTTGCCAACTACCTCAACGTCGTGCTCCCTTGCCTGTCTCGGACCCTGAAAGATATCATCGGTTACTATGAGGAGAAAACCATTTCGAGAGAAATGAGATGGCGAAAGATGTACAATAAAATGACGGAAGAAGCCTCTGGGCTCCCACTTCCACAAAGATTTGTCCTTTACAATCACTTCCTATCGTTGCTGAAGCAGCTGCTGACGAG GTCGCCGAGCTTTGAGCTCAACACTCTTGAAAGCCTCCGCACTCGAATTTTGAAGCTGCGGGAACAGAGAGGAATCG CGCCACCTCCGATGCAGATTGGGACCCTGGTGCGGCAAGAGCTCATGCCACTAGCAATCATGCAAGACGCC AACGCACACTGGGCGGAGCAGATATTCTCCCTACCGCTGCCGTCTCGAACGGCCCTGAAACATTTAAGACA CTCCAAGTCGTATGGACCCTTCTACCCCTGGGGCCATTTCACTATTCCGCCAGAGTCCAAAATTCTATTCCGGAG GCCATTTGATGAGGACAGGATCTCAATCGTTGTCTACTTGAATTCGGTCGACCAATCACCTTACTTGCTCATGAGAACCATGCAGGGCGATATTCCCTGGTTCTCGCTGTTTGGTGCCCACGAGCTCTGTATCAACCGGGAAGGAAGTGCACTGCAGCTCAAACGATGGAGCCGGTCAGAACAATGCAGCAAACTCTGGGCTGCTCTATACTTCCTGACATGGGAAG AAATGGTGTTGTTTTACTGTACGTTTGTGGCGCTGAAGGCACGCAATATGTTGACGGTGCAAATACATCCCAATGAATTTGGACTTCAGAGAGAGAAACGTCTCTTTCAAGC GCAAATTATTGATGACGGCTTCAAACACTCCCTCATTGTGTACGAAGACATACAAACACGAGGCCTACGCCTCCATGCAGCGGtatgggaaggggagttGAGACAATGTCCCGTATGGACAGCCTTTG TCACACACCAGTCCCAGTCGCGGACCTGGCTCAGCCGTCGCTCCAAGCACCGTGTGTGGCTGAAGGATGTTCAATTATATGTCTTCTGTAGCGCATACCGGCAGGAAAATATGCGGCAGAACAAGTCTGGTGCATTTGAGATTTATTTTGACCGCGAGGAAG GAGCAAAAAGGTTCAGGGAAGTCTTTGCATTGAGAATGGCAAACGTCGAGTCGTCCGAGGAGGTTGATAACAACGATGCAGGGCCTTCTTAG